One Aegilops tauschii subsp. strangulata cultivar AL8/78 chromosome 7, Aet v6.0, whole genome shotgun sequence genomic window carries:
- the LOC109734127 gene encoding putative clathrin assembly protein At5g57200 encodes MGTASMQKSWRKACGAIKDSTTVSLAKVNSGRDHLKDLDVAVVKATSHVERPPKDRHLAKIVSARSRTEVSHCVHALARRLSNTSNWVVALKALVVIHRALREGDGGAFREELLSHGRRRGHALQMSSFKDDSGHLAWDCSAWVRTYALFLEERLECFAVLRYDVEAERLRAPAPAAEGQTPHTKAQGRTRGLGKDDLLEQLPALQQLLFRLVGCQPEGAAFGNYLIQYALALVLKESFKIYCAVNDGIINLVDVFFDMSKLDAIKAQDIYRRTGTLAKSLSEFYELCRGLELARNFQFPVLREPPASFLVTMEEYIREAPRAGHVANKTIEYRQLDPTADQEEQPPPEPPREATTKEPAVEEPMPEPEEEPHSAPELNDEPQPTTTTDDFDLLGLHEVSSAAAELEESNALALAIVAPGGSSDASASAAVDMAGSSGWELALVAARTDISNRSTEMKLAGGFDGLLLDSLYEDAARRQQPQATYADPAGDPFAASTSVAPPTDVQMSMMAQQQQEMFGMPLPFQHAGAGASGSQANPFGDAYSAMLPQGQGQGQGTPFHGHGSGSLI; translated from the exons ATGGGCACGGCTTCGATGCAGAAGAGCTGGCGCAAGGCGTGCGGCGCCATCAAGGACTCCACCACCGTCAGCCTCGCCAAGGTCAACAGCGGCCGCGACCACCTCAAGGATCTCGACGTCGCCGTCGTCAAGGCCACCAGCCACGTCGAGCGGCCGCCCAAGGACCGACACCTCGCCA AGATCGTCAGCGCCCGGTCGCGCACGGAGGTCTCCCACTGCGTCCACGCGCTCGCCAGGCGCCTCTCCAACACCAGCAACTGGGTG GTGGCTCTGAAGGCGCTGGTGGTGATCCACAGGGCGCTGCGggagggcgacggcggcgcgtTCAGGGAGGAGCTGCTGAGCCACGGGCGGCGCCGGGGCCACGCGCTGCAGATGTCCAGCTTCAAGGACGACTCGGGCCACCTGGCCTGGGACTGCTCCGCGTGGGTGCGCACCTACGCGCTCTTCCTCGAGGAGCGGCTCGAGTGCTTCGCGGTGCTGCGGTAcgacgtggaggcggagcggCTCAGAGccccggcgccggcggcggaggggcAGACGCCTCACACCAAGGCGCAGGGCAGGACGAGGGGCCTCGGCAAGGACGACCTCCTCGAGCAGCTCCCCGCTCTGCAGCAGCTGCTCTTCCGGCTCGTCGGCTGCCAG CCTGAAGGAGCGGCGTTCGGGAACTACCTCATACAGTACGCCTTAGCTCTGGTGCTGAAGGAGAGCTTCAAGATCTACTGCGCCGTCAACGATGGCATCATCAACCTCGTGGACGTG TTCTTCGACATGAGCAAGCTCGATGCGATCAAAGCCCAGGACATCTACAGAAGAACAGGAACTCTG GCGAAGAGCCTGTCTGAATTCTACGAGCTCTGCAGGGGTTTGGAACTCGCCAGGAACTTCCAGTTTCCAGTTCTCAGAGAG CCACCGGCGTCGTTTCTTGTGACGATGGAAGAGTACATCAGAGAAGCTCCCAGAGCTGGCCACGTTGCAAATAAGACCATT GAATATCGGCAGCTGGATCCTACTGCAGACCAAGAAGAACAGCCACCGCCTGAACCGCCGCGCGAGGCCACGACCAAAGAACCTGCAGTGGAGGAACCGATGCCGGAGCCCGAAGAGGAACCCCACTCTGCACCTGAGCTCAACGATGAACCGCAACCTACCACCACCACTGACGATTTCGATTTACTG ggTTTACATGAGGTGAGCTCTGCTGCCGCTGAGCTCGAGGAGAGCAACGCACTGGCCCTGGCCATTGTAGCGCCAG GTGGTAGCAGCGACGCGTCTGCGTCTGCTGCCGTTGACATGGCTGGATCTTCGGGCTGGGAGCTGGCGTTGGTCGCGGCACGGACCGACATCAGCAACCGATCGACAGAGATGAAACTG GCCGGGGGCTTCGACGGCCTGCTGCTCGACAGCTTGTACGAGGACGCGGCGAGGAGGCAGCAGCCGCAGGCCACCTACGCGGACCCCGCCGGGGACCCGTTCGCCGCCTCGACGAGCGTCGCGCCGCCGACCGACGTGCAGATGTCGATGATGGCGCAACAGCAGCAGGAGATGTTTGGGATGCCGCTGCCGTTTCAGCATGCCGGTGCCGGTGCTTCTGGGTCTCAGGCCAATCCGTTCGGTGACGCGTACTCTGCTATGTTACCCcaggggcaggggcaggggcagggcACGCCCTTCCATGGCCACGGGAGCGGCAGCTTGATCTGA
- the LOC109734130 gene encoding UDP-glycosyltransferase 86A2 produces the protein MAQKDAGVAAASGGRKGKPHAVVVVYPMQGHIIPETHLALRLAARGFAVTVVTTEAVHDQTARALGVDPAGHDAFAGARSAGMDVRCELVSDGLPLGFDRSLHHDEFHGSLLHALSGHVEELLGRVVVDPAATCLVADTFFSWPATLARKLGIPYVSFWTEAALIFNLYYHVHLLTENGHFGCNEPRKDTITYIPGVPAIEPHELMSYLQETDATSVVHRIIFKAFEQARGADYVLCNTVEELEPSTIAALRAEKPFYAVGPILPAGFARSAVATSMWAESDCSHWLDAQPPGSVLYISFGSYAHVTKQELREIAGGVLASGARFLWVMRPGIVSSDDPDPLPEGFAAASAGRGLVVPWCCQVEVLSHAAVGGFLTHCGWNSVLESVWAGVPMLCFPLLTDQITNRRLVVREWRVGVTIGDRGAVFADEVKARIERVMSGKEGKDLGEAVKKVRATLEAAAAHGGSSQRSFDEFVDELTRRCGGC, from the exons ATGGCGCAAAAGGATGCCGGCGtagcggcggcgagcggcggccgCAAGGGCAAGCCGCACGCGGTGGTGGTGGTGTACCCGATGCAGGGCCACATCATCCCCGAGACGCACCTCGCGCtgcggctggcggcgcggggctTCGCCGTGACGGTGGTCACCACGGAGGCCGTGCACGACCAGACGGCGCGCGCGCTCGGCGTCGACCCGGCCGGGCACGACGCCTTCGCCGGCGCGCGCTCGGCGGGGATGGACGTGCGCTGCGAGCTCGTCAGCGACGGCCTCCCCTTGGGGTTCGACCGGTCGCTGCACCACGACGAGTTCCACGGCTCGCTGCTCCACGCGCTCTCCGGCCACGTCGAGGAGCTGCTCGGCCGCGTCGTCGTCGACCCGGCCGCCACGTGCCTCGTCGCCGACACCTTCTTCTCGTGGCCGGCGACCCTGGCCAGGAAGCTCGGCATCCCGTACGTGTCCTTCTGGACGGAGGCCGCGCTCATCTTCAACCTCTACTACCACGTCCACCTGCTCACCGAAAACGGCCACTTCGGATGCAACG AGCCACGGAAGGACACGATCACGTACATCCCGGGCGTGCCGGCGATCGAGCCGCACGAGCTCATGTCGTACCTCCAGGAGACGGACGCCACCAGCGTGGTGCACCGCATCATCTTCAAGGCGTTCGAGCAGGCGCGCGGCGCCGACTACGTCCTCTGCAACACCGTGGAGGAGCTGGAGCCGTCCACCATCGCCGCGCTCCGCGCCGAGAAGCCCTTCTACGCCGTGGGCCCCATCCTCCCCGCCGGCTTCGCCCGCAGCGCCGTCGCCACCTCCATGTGGGCCGAGTCCGACTGCTCCCACTGGCTGGACGCGCAGCCGCCGGGGTCCGTGCTCTACATCTCCTTCGGTAGCTACGCGCACGTCACCAAGCAGGAGCTGCGCGAGATCGCCGGGGGAGTCCTGGCCAGCGGCGCGAGGTTCCTGTGGGTGATGCGGCCGGGCATCGTGAGCTCCGACGACCCGGACCCGCTGCCCGAGGGGTTCGCGGCGGCGTCCGCCGGGCGTGGGCTGGTGGTGCCGTGGTGCTGCCAGGTGGAGGTGCTCTCCCACGCCGCGGTGGGTGGATTCCTGACGCACTGCGGGTGGAACTCTGTGCTGGAGAGCGTGTGGGCGGGAGTGCCCATGCTGTGCTTCCCTCTGCTCACCGATCAGATCACCAACCGGCGACTCGTCGTGCGGGAGTGGCGCGTCGGCGTGACCATCGGGGATCGTGGCGCTGTGTTTGCCGACGAGGTGAAGGCGAGGATCGAGCGCGTGATGTCCGGAAAAGAGGGGAAGGACCTCGGGGAGGCGGTGAAGAAGGTGAGGGCGACCCTTGAGGCCGCGGCGGCGCACGGCGGGTCATCGCAGCGGAGCTTCGATGAGTTCGTCGACGAGCTAACGCGGCGTTGCGGCGGATGTTAA